Proteins encoded by one window of Limnothrix sp. FACHB-406:
- a CDS encoding ATP-binding protein: MVTQLPSYAMRRSPHRSQAGPLLVHSLGTSAVRLRNSSSWSDGAIESTNHSANQPVANSASLNQELAFSTDPDSTAHWLDSSSEADCRSLLTMLNGVGAILTGTGPLERRLQRTLRYLARYLDLKEAELWSYDRVQHRFKLAALFVRGQGRNLAVHFDRSVSEAEVRKLGRRGSRSMGKLELSQLSPQGLETGSEAAASSAQAFYWGAYPLRMERHPLGMLLLWRDRPWSLAMQEAVEQVARLVALALGHDLAKQGDRQKPEVRLRPWLEKIRSSLDLDAILAAAVRELRLVLRVDRCAYLWALRGPNGAMQLTVSHQDSRQPALDGAFTRAIAQGLPSLLMPAALDRADLSTTSTLPWTQLTHLLHHPDPQVAHWAESAGINALLIVPVQTASGHSGAIACTTTSQRRQWSSDDCEALRWAADRLAVAISQAELYDRSQAAVRATETQFHELERTLEDLKKAQAQLVHSEKMSSLGQLAAGIAHEINNPVNFISGNLDWASDALTELIELVRLYQRHTHDHDPEIMAQAEQMDLEFVLEDLPKVLHSMRQGTERIQGIVASMRNFSRLDRAEVSSVDLHEGIDSTLLILHSRLERKGRQNRIEVVRDYGELPLVECHSGQLNQVFMNLLSNAIDALEDRETDPRIVIRTQLMAANPAVDGSDQPSKPGVEITIQDNGSGIPSEVTSRIFDPFFTTKPVGKGTGLGLSISYQIVVDRHGGKIACESQPHKGTTFRLWLPLAVTDRNH; the protein is encoded by the coding sequence ATGGTTACTCAACTACCGTCCTACGCCATGCGGCGATCGCCTCATCGATCCCAAGCTGGGCCGTTGTTAGTTCATTCCCTCGGAACTTCAGCGGTACGTCTCAGAAATAGCTCCTCTTGGTCTGACGGTGCGATCGAGTCAACGAATCATTCAGCGAATCAACCAGTGGCCAATTCGGCTTCCCTGAATCAAGAGCTGGCCTTCAGCACGGATCCAGATTCAACGGCTCATTGGCTAGATAGCAGTTCCGAGGCGGACTGTCGATCGCTGCTGACGATGCTGAATGGGGTGGGGGCCATTTTGACCGGCACGGGGCCCCTGGAACGGCGACTGCAACGAACATTACGTTACTTAGCCCGTTACCTGGATCTAAAGGAAGCGGAACTGTGGTCTTACGATCGGGTGCAACATCGGTTCAAGTTGGCGGCCCTGTTTGTGCGGGGACAGGGGCGAAATTTGGCAGTGCATTTCGATCGCTCCGTGTCGGAAGCGGAGGTGCGCAAGCTGGGGCGGCGGGGCAGTCGCTCCATGGGCAAGCTGGAACTGTCGCAGCTTTCACCCCAGGGGTTGGAGACCGGTTCCGAGGCGGCGGCATCCTCTGCCCAGGCTTTTTATTGGGGGGCTTATCCCCTGCGCATGGAGCGGCATCCCCTGGGGATGTTGTTGCTGTGGCGCGATCGCCCCTGGTCGTTGGCCATGCAAGAGGCGGTGGAACAGGTGGCGCGGTTGGTGGCGCTGGCGCTGGGCCATGACTTGGCTAAGCAGGGCGATCGGCAAAAACCAGAGGTGCGGCTGCGACCTTGGCTCGAAAAAATCCGCTCATCCCTCGATTTGGATGCAATTTTGGCGGCGGCGGTGCGGGAGTTGCGTTTGGTGTTGCGGGTCGATCGCTGTGCTTATTTGTGGGCTTTGCGGGGCCCCAACGGAGCCATGCAGCTCACCGTTAGCCACCAGGACAGCCGCCAACCGGCCTTGGATGGGGCCTTCACCCGGGCGATCGCCCAAGGCCTGCCCTCCCTATTGATGCCAGCGGCGCTCGATCGGGCTGATCTGAGCACCACTTCCACCCTGCCCTGGACACAACTCACCCACCTGCTGCACCACCCCGATCCCCAAGTGGCCCACTGGGCCGAGTCCGCCGGGATCAATGCCCTGTTGATTGTGCCTGTGCAGACGGCTTCTGGCCATTCCGGGGCGATCGCCTGCACCACCACTAGCCAGCGTCGTCAATGGTCGAGCGACGACTGCGAGGCCCTACGTTGGGCGGCCGATCGCCTGGCCGTCGCCATCAGCCAAGCGGAACTGTACGATCGCTCCCAGGCCGCTGTACGCGCCACCGAAACCCAATTTCACGAGCTAGAACGTACCCTTGAGGATTTGAAAAAAGCCCAAGCCCAACTGGTTCACTCCGAAAAAATGTCTAGCCTGGGCCAGTTGGCGGCCGGCATTGCCCACGAAATTAACAACCCCGTCAACTTCATCAGCGGCAACCTGGATTGGGCCAGCGATGCCCTCACGGAATTGATCGAACTGGTGCGCCTGTACCAACGCCACACCCATGACCATGATCCCGAAATCATGGCCCAGGCCGAGCAGATGGACTTGGAATTCGTGCTAGAAGATTTGCCAAAGGTCTTGCATTCCATGCGCCAAGGCACAGAACGAATTCAAGGCATTGTGGCTTCCATGCGTAATTTCTCGCGGCTCGATCGCGCGGAAGTTTCCTCCGTGGATTTGCATGAAGGCATCGACAGTACCTTGCTTATTTTGCATAGCCGCCTGGAGCGTAAAGGTCGGCAAAATCGGATTGAAGTGGTGCGCGATTATGGTGAGTTGCCCTTGGTGGAATGCCACAGCGGTCAGCTCAATCAAGTGTTTATGAACCTATTAAGCAACGCGATCGATGCGCTCGAAGACCGAGAAACCGATCCGCGTATTGTCATTCGCACCCAATTAATGGCAGCAAATCCGGCAGTAGATGGGTCTGATCAGCCCTCAAAACCGGGCGTTGAAATCACGATTCAAGACAACGGCAGCGGAATTCCCTCAGAGGTCACTTCTCGAATTTTTGACCCATTTTTCACCACAAAACCTGTGGGCAAAGGCACAGGGTTGGGCCTATCTATCAGTTACCAAATTGTGGTCGATCGGCATGGGGGCAAAATTGCCTGTGAATCGCAACCCCACAAGGGCACAACCTTCCGACTGTGGCTCCCCCTAGCAGTGACCGATCGTAACCACTAA
- a CDS encoding response regulator: MNSSSDVVSVARSSMTKPTVLAVDDSLIVHTLVRRTLEDLYNVVTTADPVEALSMIYHQRIDLLLLDVSMPNLNGLELCRILRSLPQFAALPVIMLTSHDRPFDRIQGQLAGATEYITKPFDQDALRSLVAYHTLDRA, from the coding sequence ATGAACAGCTCCTCTGATGTCGTTTCTGTGGCTCGATCGAGCATGACGAAGCCCACGGTGCTGGCGGTGGACGATAGCTTGATTGTGCATACCTTGGTGCGCCGCACGTTAGAGGATTTGTACAACGTGGTGACGACAGCGGATCCGGTGGAGGCGCTGTCGATGATCTACCACCAGCGAATCGATCTGCTGCTGTTGGATGTATCGATGCCGAATCTAAATGGGCTGGAGCTGTGCCGAATTTTGCGCAGCTTGCCTCAGTTTGCTGCGCTACCGGTGATTATGTTGACTTCCCACGATCGCCCGTTCGATCGCATTCAAGGGCAACTGGCAGGAGCCACGGAATACATCACCAAACCGTTCGATCAAGATGCTTTGCGCTCCTTGGTGGCTTACCACACGCTTGATCGCGCCTAG
- a CDS encoding homocysteine biosynthesis protein: protein MRSIAEINDKIRSGQVTVWTAEELKAQVATIGIQAAAARVDVVVTGTFEPMEASGAFLNLGQTDPPIKIRRCWLDGVPAYAGFGAVDLYLGASHPVEFADGEAPDEGRDRGGGHVIESLIAGHSVQLRAIGHVTDCYPRGSFETSISRDTINQFYLYNPRNLYQNFIVGVNGGDRLLNTYLGPLQPNLGNAVYVSGGALSPLLNDPELRLLGIGSRIWLAGSQGYIAWEGTQHFPLQKRLPNQTPIGPAATLALVGDAKQMQAQWVRGCYFKGYGPSLMLGVGVPLPVVDEAVVARCAVKDEEIVAPIVDFSIPRRVRPTFGLVNYAQLKSGRIEIDGKLVRTAPLTSLALSRQVSEALKLEIQQGRFLLSEAVAPLPSDRTFIPQDRWGQIGMESEP, encoded by the coding sequence ATGCGATCGATTGCCGAGATCAACGACAAAATCCGGAGTGGCCAAGTCACCGTTTGGACGGCCGAAGAACTGAAAGCCCAAGTGGCCACAATCGGCATCCAGGCGGCGGCCGCGCGGGTAGACGTGGTGGTGACCGGAACCTTTGAACCCATGGAGGCTTCTGGAGCCTTTCTGAACCTGGGGCAAACGGATCCACCGATCAAAATTCGCCGCTGCTGGCTCGATGGCGTGCCGGCCTATGCGGGCTTTGGGGCGGTGGATTTGTATTTGGGAGCCAGCCACCCGGTGGAATTTGCCGACGGAGAAGCGCCCGATGAAGGCCGCGATCGGGGCGGTGGCCATGTCATTGAAAGTTTGATCGCGGGGCATTCGGTGCAACTGCGGGCGATCGGGCATGTGACCGACTGCTATCCCCGAGGCTCCTTTGAAACCTCGATTTCCCGCGACACGATCAACCAGTTTTATCTCTACAACCCCCGCAATCTCTACCAAAACTTCATCGTGGGCGTGAATGGGGGCGATCGGCTGCTGAATACCTACCTGGGCCCCTTGCAACCCAACCTGGGCAATGCGGTCTATGTCAGCGGTGGGGCCTTGTCTCCCCTGCTGAACGATCCGGAACTGCGACTGTTGGGCATTGGCAGCCGCATTTGGTTGGCCGGCAGCCAGGGCTACATTGCCTGGGAAGGAACTCAGCATTTTCCGCTGCAAAAGCGCCTCCCCAACCAAACCCCGATCGGCCCGGCGGCCACCCTGGCTTTGGTGGGAGATGCCAAACAAATGCAGGCCCAATGGGTGCGCGGTTGCTATTTCAAAGGCTATGGGCCGTCCCTGATGTTGGGGGTGGGTGTGCCGTTGCCGGTGGTGGATGAAGCGGTGGTGGCCCGTTGCGCCGTCAAAGATGAAGAGATTGTGGCCCCGATCGTGGATTTTTCGATTCCCCGACGGGTGCGGCCCACCTTTGGCCTGGTGAACTATGCCCAACTGAAGTCCGGTCGCATTGAAATTGATGGAAAACTCGTGCGCACAGCACCGCTCACTAGCTTGGCCCTGTCGCGCCAGGTGTCCGAGGCGCTGAAATTGGAAATTCAACAGGGGCGGTTTTTGCTGTCGGAGGCCGTGGCCCCGTTGCCAAGCGATCGCACCTTTATTCCGCAGGATCGCTGGGGACAAATTGGGATGGAATCGGAACCTTAG
- a CDS encoding gamma-glutamylcyclotransferase encodes MNPSRPAPIAAPVAPQASLTNGSPAEPTFLYFAYGSCMCPVDLQRTLGEPAYPYLVGTAMLEGYRLGFNWRSPRRECGVLDVVPDARSRVFGVLYALPWRLSDQLDDREDVPRGGYRRETITVTSQGQTYRDVRTYVVVDKLPRELAPNDWYFTVVMRGATTCGLPEEYCWKLFHHMAQLQRQHHHQYPHPHPHPYHPQAS; translated from the coding sequence ATGAACCCCTCTCGCCCCGCCCCGATCGCCGCACCCGTCGCCCCCCAAGCCTCGCTGACCAACGGTTCTCCCGCTGAACCCACGTTTCTGTACTTTGCCTATGGCTCCTGCATGTGCCCGGTGGATTTGCAGCGCACCCTCGGAGAGCCGGCTTATCCTTACCTGGTGGGCACGGCCATGCTTGAGGGTTATCGGTTGGGGTTTAACTGGCGATCGCCCCGGCGAGAATGCGGCGTGTTGGATGTGGTTCCCGATGCCCGATCGCGCGTTTTTGGGGTTCTTTATGCCCTGCCCTGGCGCTTAAGCGACCAACTGGACGATCGCGAAGATGTGCCCCGAGGCGGCTACCGTCGCGAAACCATCACCGTCACCAGCCAGGGCCAAACCTACCGCGACGTGCGCACCTACGTGGTTGTGGACAAATTGCCCCGCGAACTGGCCCCCAATGATTGGTATTTCACCGTCGTGATGCGCGGAGCCACCACCTGCGGCCTGCCAGAAGAATATTGCTGGAAACTCTTCCATCACATGGCTCAACTTCAGCGCCAACATCACCATCAATATCCCCACCCTCATCCTCATCCCTATCACCCCCAAGCCAGCTAG
- a CDS encoding NAD+ synthase: MKIALAQLNLVVGDLAGNARAILNAAQQASRQGARLLVVPELALCGYPPRDLLAWPSFLEATKQQLTKLARELPPNLAVLTGTIIGNLLATEGGKSLFNSAVLIDSCALRHVFSKRLLPTYDVFDEGRYFEPGKKAEWFTLDGIKIGVTICEDIWNNNQFWGRKFYDVDPLAELADCDVDWVVNLSASPYTIGKPRLREEMLQHSVLNYGFPIAYVNQVGSNDDLIFDGTSLVISRTGAIAARGASFETGLIITEFDPETRDFVVTGQEGSWPHSLPLLADEQPLPEQTGLLAPLAPSTDAELWSALVLGIRDYARKCGFRKIVLGLSGGIDSTLVGALAVAALGAENVLGVLMPSPYSSDHSIADALALAENLGFPTLKLPIGDLMATFEQTLAEPFAQTQPDVTEENLQSRIRGNLLMALANKFGYLLISTGNKSEMAVGYCTLYGDTNGGLAAIADVPKTRVYSLCHWLNQGQVGAAAFARLVSQGAEIVPSNVLNKPPSAELRPDQLDQDSLPPYEVLDDILDRLVNRRQSLADLVAAGHEAATVRRVMHLVARAEFKRRQTPPVLKVSDQAFGVGWRMPIASCWQLSDA, from the coding sequence ATGAAAATTGCCCTCGCTCAACTGAACCTTGTGGTCGGAGATTTGGCGGGAAACGCCCGTGCCATCCTCAACGCTGCCCAGCAGGCCAGTCGCCAAGGTGCGCGGCTGTTGGTGGTTCCGGAATTAGCCCTTTGTGGATATCCACCGCGCGATTTGTTGGCTTGGCCCAGCTTTTTGGAAGCCACCAAACAACAGTTGACCAAGCTGGCCCGTGAGCTGCCGCCTAATCTGGCCGTGCTGACGGGGACAATCATTGGCAATTTGTTGGCGACCGAAGGTGGAAAAAGTCTCTTTAATAGCGCAGTGCTGATTGATAGTTGTGCCCTGCGGCATGTGTTTAGTAAACGACTGCTGCCCACCTATGATGTTTTTGATGAGGGGCGCTATTTTGAGCCGGGTAAAAAAGCGGAATGGTTCACGCTCGATGGCATCAAAATCGGCGTAACAATCTGTGAGGATATTTGGAACAACAATCAGTTTTGGGGCCGCAAATTCTATGATGTGGATCCCCTGGCAGAATTGGCGGATTGTGATGTGGATTGGGTGGTGAATCTGTCCGCATCGCCCTACACGATCGGGAAGCCTCGGTTGCGCGAAGAAATGCTGCAACATTCGGTTTTGAATTATGGTTTCCCGATCGCCTATGTCAATCAGGTGGGCAGCAATGATGATCTGATCTTTGATGGCACCAGCTTGGTCATCAGTCGCACAGGGGCGATCGCGGCCCGGGGAGCGAGCTTTGAAACCGGGTTAATCATCACGGAATTTGATCCGGAAACCCGCGATTTTGTGGTCACCGGCCAGGAAGGATCTTGGCCCCACAGCTTGCCCCTGTTGGCAGATGAGCAACCCCTGCCAGAACAAACTGGATTGCTAGCCCCCCTGGCTCCCAGCACCGATGCGGAACTGTGGTCAGCCCTCGTGTTGGGCATTCGGGACTATGCCCGCAAATGTGGCTTTCGCAAAATTGTGCTGGGCCTCAGTGGGGGGATTGATTCCACTTTGGTTGGAGCCTTGGCCGTGGCGGCATTGGGGGCCGAAAACGTTTTGGGCGTGTTGATGCCTTCCCCTTACAGTTCCGACCACTCGATCGCCGATGCCCTGGCCCTGGCGGAAAACTTGGGTTTCCCAACCCTGAAACTCCCGATCGGGGACTTGATGGCCACCTTTGAGCAAACCCTAGCGGAACCCTTTGCCCAAACCCAACCGGACGTGACCGAAGAGAATTTGCAATCGCGCATTCGCGGCAATTTGTTAATGGCCTTGGCCAACAAATTTGGCTATTTGCTCATTTCCACAGGCAACAAATCCGAAATGGCCGTGGGCTATTGCACCCTCTATGGCGACACCAACGGCGGCTTGGCCGCGATCGCCGATGTGCCCAAAACCCGTGTCTATTCCCTCTGCCACTGGCTCAATCAGGGGCAAGTGGGCGCGGCTGCCTTTGCGCGGTTGGTGTCCCAGGGGGCGGAAATCGTGCCCAGCAACGTACTGAACAAGCCCCCCAGCGCCGAGCTGCGCCCCGATCAACTGGATCAAGATTCCTTGCCCCCTTATGAAGTTTTGGATGACATTCTCGATCGGCTGGTGAATCGTCGGCAGTCCCTCGCGGATTTGGTGGCCGCTGGTCACGAGGCGGCCACCGTGCGGCGGGTGATGCACCTTGTCGCTCGGGCTGAATTTAAACGGCGACAAACGCCCCCGGTGCTCAAGGTCAGCGATCAGGCCTTTGGGGTGGGTTGGCGAATGCCGATCGCCAGTTGCTGGCAGTTGAGCGATGCCTAG
- a CDS encoding metallothionein produces the protein MTTTTQKCDCGPCLCTVDLATAIQKDGKHYCSEACANGHEGGACCGNSGCNCGQA, from the coding sequence ATGACGACGACCACTCAAAAATGTGACTGCGGCCCTTGCCTCTGCACCGTGGACTTGGCAACCGCCATCCAAAAAGACGGAAAACACTATTGCAGCGAAGCCTGCGCCAATGGCCATGAAGGCGGCGCTTGCTGTGGCAATTCCGGCTGCAATTGCGGTCAAGCTTAG